From Paucibacter aquatile, the proteins below share one genomic window:
- the aceE gene encoding pyruvate dehydrogenase (acetyl-transferring), homodimeric type: MSAQPQSLPGAAATDTDTQETKEWLDALSAVIGEEGGERAHFLLNTLIEHARQSGIDVPFSATTAYVNTIPADQEARCPGNIEIEKRLRAYMRWNAMAMVVRANRLNPADGGDLGGHIGSFASLASMLGAGFNHFWHAESENHGGDLLYIQGHSSPGIYARAFLEGRLSEDQLDNFRQEVDGKGLSSYPHPKLMPEFWQFPTVSMGLGPLMAIYQARFLKYLHARGIANTENRKVWAFMGDGEMDEPESLGAIGLAAREGLDNLVFVINCNLQRLDGPVRGNGKIIQELEGEFRGSGWNVIKLIWGKGWDELLARDKSGKLKQLMMETVDGDYQAMKANDGAYVRKHFFGKYPETAKLVEHMSDEEIFELRRGGHQPEKVFAAFHKAHHNTTGQPTLLLVKTVKGYGMGKAGEGKNTVHQTKKLTDEDIKYIRDRFGIPIPDSELPKLPYYKPADDTPEMRYLHERRKALGGYLPQRRVKAEETFSVPALDVFKAVLEPTAEGREISTTQAYVRFLTQLLRDKDLGPRVVPILVDEARTFGMEGLFRQIGIYNPKGQNYTPVDKDQVMYYREAKDGQILQEGINEAGGMASWIAAATSYSTNNRVMIPFYVYYSMFGFQRIGDLAWAAGDMQARGFLLGGTSGRTTLNGEGLQHEDGHSHILAGTIPNCVSYDPTFAHEVAVIMQHGLKRMVEDQENVFFYLTLLNENYAMPGLKVGTEAQILKGMYLLEEAQAGTALTVNLLGSGSILRESQAAKVLLEQEWGVGAHVWSCPSFNELARDGQNAERWNLLHPTELSCVPFVTQQLSRTSGPVVASTDYMKNYAEQIRAFIPAGRSFKVLGTDGFGRSDFRSKLREHFEINRHYIVVAALKSLADEGKIPAAKVAEAIAKYGLNVNKINPLYA; encoded by the coding sequence ATGTCCGCGCAGCCCCAGTCCCTTCCAGGCGCCGCCGCCACTGACACCGACACGCAGGAAACCAAGGAATGGCTGGACGCGCTGTCCGCCGTCATCGGTGAAGAAGGCGGTGAACGTGCGCATTTCCTGCTCAACACCCTGATCGAGCATGCGCGCCAGTCCGGCATCGACGTGCCGTTCTCGGCCACCACGGCCTACGTGAACACCATCCCGGCCGACCAGGAAGCGCGCTGCCCCGGCAATATCGAGATCGAAAAGCGCCTGCGCGCCTATATGCGCTGGAACGCCATGGCCATGGTCGTGCGCGCCAACCGCCTGAACCCGGCGGACGGCGGTGATCTGGGCGGCCACATCGGCTCGTTTGCCTCGCTGGCCTCCATGCTGGGCGCCGGCTTCAACCATTTCTGGCATGCCGAGAGTGAAAACCACGGCGGCGATCTGCTCTACATCCAGGGCCACAGCTCACCCGGCATCTACGCTCGCGCTTTCCTCGAAGGCCGCTTGAGCGAAGACCAGCTCGACAACTTCCGCCAGGAAGTGGACGGCAAGGGCCTGTCCAGCTACCCGCACCCGAAGCTGATGCCCGAGTTCTGGCAGTTCCCGACCGTGTCCATGGGTCTGGGCCCCTTGATGGCCATCTATCAGGCCCGCTTCCTGAAGTACCTGCATGCCCGCGGCATCGCCAACACCGAGAACCGCAAGGTCTGGGCCTTCATGGGCGACGGCGAGATGGACGAGCCGGAAAGCCTGGGCGCCATCGGCCTGGCCGCGCGCGAAGGCCTGGACAACCTGGTCTTCGTCATCAACTGCAATCTGCAGCGCCTGGACGGTCCGGTGCGCGGCAACGGCAAGATCATTCAGGAACTCGAAGGCGAGTTCCGCGGCAGCGGCTGGAACGTCATCAAGCTGATCTGGGGCAAGGGCTGGGACGAGCTGCTGGCGCGCGACAAGAGCGGCAAGCTCAAGCAGCTGATGATGGAAACCGTGGACGGCGACTACCAGGCCATGAAGGCCAATGACGGCGCCTACGTCCGCAAGCACTTCTTCGGCAAATACCCCGAGACCGCCAAGCTGGTCGAGCACATGAGTGACGAAGAGATCTTCGAGCTGCGCCGCGGTGGCCACCAGCCCGAGAAGGTCTTCGCCGCCTTCCACAAGGCCCACCACAACACCACGGGCCAACCGACCCTGCTGCTGGTCAAGACCGTCAAGGGCTATGGCATGGGCAAGGCCGGTGAAGGTAAGAACACCGTCCACCAGACCAAGAAGCTGACCGACGAAGACATCAAGTACATCCGCGACCGCTTCGGCATCCCCATCCCCGACAGCGAGCTGCCCAAGCTGCCCTACTACAAGCCGGCCGACGACACGCCCGAAATGCGCTATCTGCATGAGCGCCGCAAGGCCTTGGGTGGTTACCTGCCGCAGCGCCGCGTCAAGGCCGAAGAGACCTTCAGCGTGCCCGCTTTGGATGTCTTCAAGGCCGTGCTCGAGCCCACCGCCGAAGGCCGTGAGATCTCGACCACGCAAGCCTATGTGCGCTTCCTGACCCAGCTGCTGCGCGACAAGGATCTGGGCCCGCGCGTCGTGCCCATCCTGGTCGACGAGGCCCGCACCTTCGGCATGGAAGGCCTGTTCCGCCAGATCGGCATCTACAACCCCAAGGGTCAGAACTACACCCCGGTCGACAAGGACCAGGTGATGTACTACCGCGAGGCCAAGGACGGCCAGATCCTGCAGGAAGGCATCAACGAAGCCGGCGGCATGGCCAGCTGGATCGCGGCGGCCACGAGCTACTCGACGAACAACCGGGTCATGATCCCGTTCTACGTCTACTACTCGATGTTCGGCTTCCAGCGCATCGGTGACCTGGCCTGGGCGGCCGGCGATATGCAAGCGCGCGGCTTCCTGCTGGGCGGCACCTCGGGCCGCACCACGCTGAACGGCGAAGGCCTGCAACATGAAGACGGCCACAGCCACATCCTGGCCGGCACCATCCCCAACTGCGTCAGCTACGACCCGACCTTCGCGCACGAAGTGGCGGTGATCATGCAGCACGGCCTCAAGCGCATGGTGGAAGACCAGGAGAACGTGTTCTTCTACCTGACCCTGCTGAACGAAAACTACGCCATGCCGGGGCTCAAGGTCGGCACCGAGGCGCAGATCCTCAAGGGCATGTACCTGCTGGAAGAAGCCCAGGCCGGCACCGCGCTGACGGTCAATCTGCTCGGCTCCGGCAGCATCCTGCGCGAAAGCCAGGCGGCCAAGGTCTTGTTGGAACAGGAGTGGGGCGTGGGCGCCCATGTCTGGAGCTGCCCGAGCTTCAACGAGCTGGCCCGCGACGGCCAGAACGCCGAGCGTTGGAACCTGCTGCACCCGACCGAGCTGTCCTGCGTGCCCTTCGTGACCCAGCAGCTGAGCCGCACCAGCGGCCCGGTTGTGGCCTCGACCGATTACATGAAGAACTACGCGGAACAGATCCGCGCCTTCATCCCGGCCGGCCGCAGCTTCAAGGTGCTGGGTACCGATGGTTTCGGCCGTTCGGACTTCCGCTCCAAGCTGCGTGAGCACTTCGAAATCAACCGCCACTACATCGTCGTCGCTGCGCTCAAGAGCCTGGCCGATGAAGGCAAGATCCCGGCCGCCAAGGTGGCCGAGGCGATTGCCAAGTACGGCCTCAACGTCAACAAGATCAACCCCCTGTACGCTTGA
- a CDS encoding ABC transporter ATP-binding protein: MNAQLENWPALRVVAPANDARMRSIAASEYVVETEALTLQYGRKFALKDLSLRVPRGRIHAIVGANGAGKSSLFRVLLGFQTPSSGSARILDQSCAQLSPEVRGRIGFVNDEHTMPEWMRIGDVVAMQRRQYPQWDQARFDETAGHFNVLPEQKVAQLSRGERAGINLAMALAQSPELLILDEPTLGLDVVAKRAFLEALMFCNSVDACTIIYCSHQMEEIERVADNLIILERGELKHMSAPDEFCERVSLWVADLPAAAVTALRARPEVLLLQKLDGLVHVLILDRDAQYGEVLTGFGARHVQTMPVSLDRAVNALLTRDHAAPAEEGAGHVRTQW, encoded by the coding sequence ATGAACGCACAACTTGAGAACTGGCCGGCCCTGCGCGTCGTCGCACCGGCCAACGACGCGCGGATGCGCAGCATCGCAGCCAGCGAATACGTGGTCGAGACCGAGGCTTTGACGCTGCAATACGGCCGCAAATTCGCGCTGAAGGATTTGAGCCTGCGGGTGCCGCGTGGTCGCATTCACGCGATCGTCGGGGCCAACGGCGCGGGCAAATCGTCGCTGTTTCGCGTGCTGCTCGGTTTTCAGACGCCGAGTTCCGGCTCTGCACGCATCCTGGATCAGTCCTGTGCGCAGTTGTCGCCGGAGGTGCGCGGGCGCATCGGTTTTGTCAACGATGAGCACACCATGCCGGAATGGATGCGCATCGGTGATGTCGTCGCGATGCAGCGCCGTCAATACCCGCAATGGGATCAGGCGCGTTTCGATGAAACGGCCGGCCACTTCAATGTCTTGCCCGAACAGAAAGTCGCGCAACTCTCGCGTGGCGAACGGGCTGGCATCAATTTGGCCATGGCGCTGGCGCAAAGCCCGGAGCTGCTGATCCTCGACGAACCGACCCTGGGTCTGGATGTGGTGGCCAAACGCGCGTTTCTGGAGGCGCTGATGTTCTGCAACAGCGTCGATGCCTGCACGATCATCTATTGCTCGCACCAGATGGAAGAGATCGAACGGGTTGCCGACAACCTGATCATTCTGGAACGTGGCGAACTGAAGCACATGTCCGCGCCGGACGAATTTTGCGAGCGTGTGTCGCTGTGGGTGGCGGACCTTCCCGCTGCGGCCGTGACAGCGCTGCGTGCGCGACCTGAAGTGCTGCTGCTGCAAAAGCTCGACGGACTCGTGCATGTGCTGATACTCGATCGGGACGCCCAGTACGGCGAGGTTCTGACCGGCTTCGGCGCGCGCCATGTCCAAACCATGCCGGTCAGCCTCGACCGTGCCGTCAATGCACTCCTGACCCGCGATCACGCGGCCCCCGCTGAAGAAGGAGCCGGCCATGTCCGTACTCAATGGTGA
- the aceF gene encoding dihydrolipoyllysine-residue acetyltransferase, with amino-acid sequence MALVEVKVPDIGDVKDVAVIELLVKVGDTVAVEQSLITVESDKASMEIPSTHAGVVREIKVALGDKVNEGSVVLLVEAAGSAAVAAPAAAPVAAPAPVAAAPVAAPVAAPVSAPAAANLVEVFVPDIGDFESVAVIEVFVKAGDSIKVEQSLITVESDKASMEIPSSHAGVIKELKVKLGDKVAKGSLLALVEVQGAEAAPAAAPVAAAPVAAAPVAAPAAAAVALAPVAAPVSAAVPAHDPTALKGKLPHASPSIRRMARELGVPLDEVKGTGPNGRIQEQDLQAFVKAVMAGALQTAAQKAVAPAAAPAAAAGAGLAGLLPWPKVDFEKFGAIERKDLSRIKKISGANLHRNWVVIPHVTNHDDADITELEAFRVQTNKENEKNPAAVKVTMLAFMIKAAVAALKKFPEFNASLEGEGDAQKLVLKKYFHIGFAADTPNGLVVPVIKDADKKGIFEISAEMGELAKKARDGKLGPADMSGGCFTISSLGGIGGRYFTPIINAPEVAIMGVCKSQIEPKWDGKAFQPRLMLPLSLSWDHRVIDGAAAARFNVYFASLLADFRRIVL; translated from the coding sequence ATGGCATTGGTAGAAGTGAAAGTTCCCGACATCGGGGACGTCAAGGACGTGGCGGTGATCGAGCTGCTGGTCAAGGTGGGCGACACGGTGGCCGTGGAGCAAAGCCTGATCACCGTGGAGAGCGACAAGGCATCGATGGAGATCCCCAGCACCCACGCCGGTGTGGTGCGCGAGATCAAGGTGGCCCTGGGCGACAAGGTCAATGAAGGCAGCGTCGTGCTGCTGGTTGAGGCGGCGGGCTCGGCGGCTGTGGCTGCGCCGGCTGCTGCGCCCGTGGCAGCGCCAGCTCCGGTGGCTGCAGCGCCTGTTGCCGCGCCGGTTGCTGCTCCAGTCTCTGCCCCGGCCGCGGCCAACCTGGTCGAGGTTTTTGTGCCCGACATCGGCGATTTCGAGTCGGTGGCGGTGATCGAGGTTTTCGTCAAGGCCGGTGACAGCATCAAGGTCGAGCAAAGCCTGATCACGGTCGAGAGTGACAAGGCCTCGATGGAGATCCCGTCCTCGCACGCCGGTGTGATCAAGGAGCTCAAGGTCAAGCTCGGCGACAAGGTGGCCAAGGGCTCGCTGCTGGCGCTGGTGGAAGTGCAGGGCGCTGAGGCTGCTCCTGCTGCGGCGCCGGTCGCTGCTGCGCCTGTCGCTGCGGCACCCGTGGCCGCGCCGGCCGCGGCTGCAGTGGCCCTTGCTCCTGTTGCCGCGCCGGTCTCCGCAGCGGTGCCCGCACACGACCCGACCGCCCTCAAGGGCAAGCTGCCGCACGCCTCGCCCAGCATCCGCCGCATGGCGCGTGAGCTGGGTGTGCCGCTGGACGAGGTCAAGGGTACGGGCCCGAACGGCCGCATCCAGGAGCAGGACCTGCAGGCCTTCGTCAAGGCCGTGATGGCCGGCGCGCTGCAGACCGCTGCGCAAAAGGCGGTGGCGCCAGCGGCTGCCCCGGCTGCGGCCGCTGGCGCGGGCCTGGCGGGCCTGCTGCCCTGGCCCAAGGTGGACTTCGAGAAGTTCGGCGCCATCGAGCGCAAGGACCTCAGCCGCATCAAGAAGATCAGCGGCGCCAATCTGCACCGCAACTGGGTGGTGATCCCGCATGTCACCAACCACGACGATGCCGACATCACCGAGCTCGAAGCCTTCCGCGTTCAGACGAACAAGGAGAACGAGAAGAACCCGGCGGCGGTCAAGGTCACCATGCTGGCCTTCATGATCAAGGCGGCCGTGGCGGCGCTCAAGAAGTTCCCCGAGTTCAATGCCTCGCTGGAAGGCGAGGGCGACGCTCAGAAGTTGGTGCTGAAGAAGTACTTCCACATCGGCTTTGCGGCGGACACGCCCAACGGCCTGGTCGTGCCGGTGATCAAGGATGCCGACAAGAAGGGCATTTTCGAGATCAGCGCCGAAATGGGCGAGCTGGCCAAGAAGGCGCGCGACGGCAAGCTGGGCCCGGCCGATATGAGCGGCGGCTGCTTCACCATCTCGTCTTTGGGCGGCATCGGTGGTCGTTACTTCACCCCCATCATCAATGCGCCGGAAGTGGCCATCATGGGCGTGTGCAAGAGCCAGATCGAGCCCAAGTGGGATGGCAAGGCCTTCCAGCCGCGCCTGATGCTGCCGCTGAGCTTGAGCTGGGACCACCGCGTCATCGACGGCGCGGCCGCGGCCCGCTTCAATGTCTACTTCGCTTCGCTGCTGGCCGATTTCCGCCGCATCGTGTTGTGA
- the lpdA gene encoding dihydrolipoyl dehydrogenase, which produces MALVQVQVPDIGDFKDVAVIELLVKVGDTVKVEQSLVTVESDKASMEIPSSHAGVVKEVKVALGDKINQGTLLLVLESEAAASSAPAPVAAAPAATVSAPVAAPAPAFVPAAGSYSGPVDLEADVLVLGAGPGGYSAAFRAADLGLKVVLVERYATLGGVCLNVGCIPSKALLHVAAVMDEVSHLGDLGVEFGAPTVNIDKLRGHKEKVIGKLTGGLAQMAKMRKVTTVRGYGSFIDAFHVEVEETAGEAQAKTGAKKVVRFKQAIIAAGSQAVRLPFLPQDPRIVDSTGALELKGTPKKMLIIGGGIIGLEMGTVYSTLGARLDVVEMMDGLMQGADRDLVKVWQKMNAKRFDNIMLKTKTVGAEATPEGIKVQFEGLDGTKSEGVYDFVLQAVGRTPNGKKIAAEKAGVAVTDRGFINVDVQMRTNVPHIFAIGDVVGQPMLAHKAVHEAHVAAEVAAGAILGDAHLSKSQFDARVIPSVAYTDPEVAWVGLTEDQAKAQGIKVKKGLFPWSASGRAIANGRDEGFTKLLFDEETHRIVGGGIVGTHAGDMIGEIALAIEMGADAVDIGKTIHPHPTLGESIGMAAEVAHGSCTDLPPARK; this is translated from the coding sequence ATGGCATTGGTTCAAGTACAAGTTCCCGACATCGGCGACTTCAAGGATGTGGCCGTCATCGAGCTGCTGGTCAAGGTGGGCGACACGGTCAAGGTCGAGCAAAGCCTGGTGACCGTGGAGTCCGACAAGGCTTCGATGGAGATCCCTTCCTCGCATGCCGGCGTGGTGAAGGAAGTCAAGGTCGCGCTGGGTGACAAGATCAACCAGGGCACGCTCTTGCTGGTGCTGGAGTCGGAAGCCGCGGCTTCGTCGGCGCCCGCTCCGGTCGCGGCTGCACCCGCAGCGACTGTGTCGGCCCCCGTGGCCGCACCCGCTCCCGCCTTCGTCCCCGCCGCCGGCAGCTACAGCGGCCCGGTCGATCTGGAAGCCGATGTCTTGGTGCTGGGCGCCGGCCCTGGCGGCTACTCGGCCGCCTTCCGCGCGGCTGACCTTGGCTTGAAGGTCGTGCTGGTGGAGCGTTATGCCACCCTGGGCGGCGTTTGCTTGAATGTGGGCTGCATCCCGTCCAAGGCCTTGCTGCATGTTGCGGCGGTGATGGATGAGGTCTCGCACCTCGGCGATCTGGGCGTGGAGTTTGGCGCCCCCACCGTCAACATCGACAAGCTGCGCGGACACAAGGAAAAGGTCATCGGCAAGCTGACCGGCGGCCTGGCCCAGATGGCCAAGATGCGCAAGGTCACCACCGTGCGTGGCTACGGCAGCTTCATCGACGCCTTCCATGTGGAAGTCGAAGAAACCGCCGGCGAGGCGCAGGCCAAGACCGGCGCCAAGAAGGTGGTGCGCTTCAAGCAGGCCATCATCGCGGCCGGCTCGCAGGCGGTGCGCCTGCCCTTCTTGCCCCAAGATCCGCGCATCGTCGACTCGACCGGCGCGCTGGAACTCAAGGGCACGCCCAAGAAGATGCTGATCATCGGCGGCGGCATCATCGGCCTGGAAATGGGCACGGTCTACTCGACCCTGGGCGCGCGCCTCGATGTGGTCGAGATGATGGACGGCTTGATGCAAGGCGCCGACCGCGATCTGGTCAAGGTCTGGCAGAAGATGAATGCCAAGCGCTTCGACAACATCATGTTGAAGACCAAGACCGTCGGTGCCGAGGCCACGCCTGAAGGCATCAAGGTTCAGTTTGAGGGCCTGGACGGCACCAAGAGCGAAGGCGTCTACGACTTCGTGCTGCAGGCCGTGGGCCGCACGCCCAATGGCAAGAAGATCGCCGCTGAGAAGGCCGGCGTGGCGGTGACCGACCGTGGCTTCATCAATGTGGACGTGCAGATGCGCACCAATGTGCCGCACATCTTCGCCATCGGCGATGTGGTCGGCCAGCCCATGCTGGCGCACAAGGCGGTGCACGAGGCCCATGTCGCCGCCGAAGTGGCCGCCGGTGCCATCCTCGGCGACGCGCACCTGTCCAAGAGCCAGTTCGATGCTCGCGTGATCCCGAGCGTGGCCTACACCGACCCCGAAGTGGCTTGGGTGGGTCTCACCGAAGACCAGGCCAAGGCCCAAGGCATCAAGGTCAAGAAGGGCTTGTTCCCCTGGTCCGCTTCGGGCCGAGCGATTGCCAACGGCCGCGACGAAGGCTTCACCAAGCTGCTCTTCGATGAAGAGACCCACCGCATCGTCGGCGGCGGCATCGTCGGCACCCACGCCGGCGACATGATCGGCGAGATCGCCCTGGCCATCGAGATGGGCGCCGACGCGGTGGACATCGGCAAGACGATTCACCCGCACCCGACGCTGGGCGAAAGCATCGGCATGGCGGCGGAAGTGGCGCATGGTTCGTGCACGGATTTGCCGCCGGCGCGGAAGTAA
- a CDS encoding GntR family transcriptional regulator: MIQIATGDPRSITQQIVDAVRRQIAAGELAVGDQLPSVRGLAQQLMVNPNTVAKAYGELSSEGWLDARPGLGLYVATPRQRLSDSERERRLDDAVQRFVSDVIGLAFPAETLVARVSEELDALRPKKRA; this comes from the coding sequence ATGATCCAGATCGCCACCGGCGATCCGCGCTCCATCACTCAGCAGATCGTCGATGCCGTGCGCCGCCAGATCGCCGCGGGCGAGTTGGCGGTCGGCGATCAGTTGCCCAGCGTGCGTGGCCTCGCGCAGCAATTGATGGTCAATCCCAACACGGTTGCCAAAGCCTACGGCGAGCTGAGCAGCGAAGGCTGGCTGGATGCCCGACCGGGCCTCGGCCTTTACGTGGCAACACCGCGCCAGCGCCTGTCCGACAGCGAGCGTGAGCGTCGCTTGGATGACGCCGTGCAGCGCTTTGTCAGCGACGTGATTGGCCTTGCCTTCCCGGCAGAGACGCTGGTCGCGCGCGTCAGCGAAGAGCTGGACGCGCTGCGCCCGAAAAAGCGGGCCTGA
- a CDS encoding PAS domain S-box protein produces MSFLTDLQGAARQMVQPLRRVLVRWWLSQSPSRQDRFATLGPLISVLLFLTAIILAFWYLRNEEIERESEAVKRDSEIAQQQIRVRLNDNQEQLLRIAREIVTRAVDTQEFSAQAKAFARDRPEITHITWLSKHREARASVSGAGFQDESLMTTEGNDPSMPLANQSNPAELAFQAARERRQPSYSPPFADNIGTRVFQIHVPLIDRTGFAGVVIAEYSIEALLRYYVPSEVATRHVVAILDAGEQVVASTVTQMPGKRPKRALIQHEVPLAPAMNGLVLRGEGYRTSIGLISNTLFWMVVALSVLTVWMLLGTWKHMRRRLQIQNALSSETNFRRAMENSMLTGMRAMDMESRISYVNPAFCAMTGFSEAEMIGRKPPFPFWPPDRLEENARLLQQELQGRSPAGGVEVKILRKDGTTFDGRVYISPLVDSKGKQTGWMTSMTNITEAKRVRDQLSASHERFTTVLEGLDAAVSVLSVQQGELLFANRSYRLWFGADPAGHALLSGSQLGRSSGPDADEEVDDYSGLPAQALTEMGSDPREVFVESLEMWFDVRSRYLQWTDGRLAQMLIATDITTRRHAEAQAASQAEKAQMTSRLMTMGEMASSVAHELNQPLTAITNYCNGMVSRVRNDSIQKEDLLAALEKTAKQAQRAGQIIHRIRNFVKRSEPKREPAQAFDIVEDAVELAGIELRRRNVAIHTYIAQRLPTLMVDPILIEQVLMNLLKNAAEAIDNAGLPVSRRHIELRVVPKHTPELGGHIDFSVTDMGPGMPEEVISRMYEAFFSTKADGLGIGLGLCRSIVESHQGRIRAENLYNGEAVVGCRFAFSIPVDISRVDPPVPTGSLGPTTGSPEGSAVNNKQATP; encoded by the coding sequence ATGTCTTTTCTTACCGATCTCCAAGGCGCCGCGCGCCAGATGGTTCAACCGCTGCGCCGGGTGCTGGTGCGCTGGTGGCTCAGCCAGTCGCCCTCGCGGCAGGACCGCTTCGCCACCCTGGGCCCGCTGATCTCGGTCCTGCTCTTCCTGACCGCCATCATCCTGGCCTTTTGGTACTTGCGGAACGAGGAAATCGAGCGCGAGTCCGAGGCCGTCAAGCGCGACAGCGAGATCGCCCAGCAGCAGATCCGCGTGCGCCTGAATGACAACCAGGAACAGCTGCTGCGCATCGCCCGCGAGATCGTCACCCGCGCGGTGGACACGCAGGAGTTCAGCGCCCAGGCCAAGGCCTTTGCCCGCGACCGGCCCGAGATCACCCACATCACCTGGCTGAGCAAGCACCGCGAGGCGCGCGCCAGCGTCAGCGGCGCCGGCTTCCAGGACGAGTCGCTGATGACGACCGAGGGCAACGACCCCTCCATGCCCCTGGCCAACCAGAGCAACCCGGCCGAGCTGGCCTTCCAGGCCGCGCGCGAGCGCCGCCAGCCCAGCTACTCGCCGCCCTTTGCCGACAACATCGGCACCCGCGTATTCCAGATCCATGTGCCCCTGATCGACCGCACGGGCTTTGCCGGCGTGGTGATCGCCGAGTACTCGATCGAAGCCCTGCTGCGCTACTACGTGCCCAGCGAGGTGGCAACCCGCCATGTGGTGGCCATCCTCGACGCCGGCGAGCAAGTCGTGGCCAGCACCGTCACGCAGATGCCGGGCAAGCGCCCCAAGCGCGCCCTGATCCAGCACGAAGTGCCCCTGGCCCCGGCCATGAACGGCCTGGTGCTGCGCGGCGAGGGCTACCGCACCTCCATCGGCCTGATCAGCAACACCTTGTTCTGGATGGTGGTGGCGCTCTCGGTGCTGACCGTCTGGATGCTGCTGGGCACCTGGAAGCACATGCGCCGGCGCCTGCAGATCCAGAATGCCCTGTCCAGCGAAACCAATTTCCGCCGCGCCATGGAGAACTCCATGCTGACCGGCATGCGGGCCATGGACATGGAGTCGCGCATCTCCTACGTCAACCCGGCCTTCTGCGCCATGACCGGTTTCTCGGAAGCCGAAATGATCGGCCGCAAGCCACCCTTCCCCTTCTGGCCGCCCGACCGCCTGGAAGAAAACGCCCGCCTGCTGCAGCAGGAGCTGCAGGGCCGCAGCCCGGCCGGCGGCGTGGAAGTGAAGATCCTGCGCAAGGACGGCACCACCTTCGACGGCCGCGTCTACATCTCGCCCCTGGTGGACAGCAAGGGCAAGCAGACCGGCTGGATGACCTCGATGACCAACATCACCGAAGCCAAGCGCGTGCGCGACCAGCTCTCCGCCTCGCACGAGCGCTTCACCACCGTGCTGGAGGGGCTGGACGCCGCGGTGTCGGTGCTCTCGGTGCAGCAAGGCGAGCTCTTGTTCGCCAATCGCAGCTACCGGCTCTGGTTCGGTGCCGACCCGGCCGGCCACGCCCTGCTCTCGGGCAGCCAGCTCGGCCGCAGCAGCGGCCCGGATGCCGACGAAGAGGTGGACGACTACAGCGGCCTGCCCGCCCAGGCCCTGACCGAAATGGGCTCGGATCCGCGCGAGGTGTTTGTAGAGTCGCTGGAAATGTGGTTCGACGTGCGCTCGCGCTATCTACAGTGGACCGATGGCCGCCTGGCGCAGATGCTGATCGCCACCGACATCACCACCCGCCGCCATGCCGAGGCCCAGGCCGCCAGCCAGGCCGAAAAGGCGCAGATGACCAGTCGCCTGATGACCATGGGCGAAATGGCCTCCAGCGTGGCCCATGAGCTGAACCAGCCGCTGACTGCCATCACCAACTACTGCAACGGCATGGTCTCGCGGGTGCGCAACGACAGCATCCAGAAAGAAGACCTGCTGGCCGCGCTGGAAAAGACCGCCAAGCAGGCGCAGCGCGCCGGGCAGATCATCCACCGCATCCGCAACTTCGTGAAACGCAGCGAGCCCAAGCGCGAACCGGCCCAGGCCTTTGACATCGTCGAGGACGCGGTCGAGCTGGCTGGCATCGAGCTGCGCCGCCGCAATGTGGCCATCCACACCTACATCGCGCAGCGCCTGCCGACCCTGATGGTGGACCCCATCCTGATCGAGCAGGTCTTGATGAACCTGCTCAAGAACGCGGCCGAGGCCATCGACAACGCCGGCCTGCCGGTGTCGCGCCGCCACATCGAACTGCGCGTGGTGCCCAAGCACACCCCCGAACTCGGGGGCCATATCGACTTCAGCGTCACCGACATGGGCCCGGGCATGCCCGAGGAGGTGATCTCCCGGATGTACGAGGCTTTCTTCTCCACCAAGGCTGACGGATTGGGCATCGGCCTAGGGTTATGCCGGTCTATCGTGGAGTCCCACCAGGGCCGGATTCGTGCTGAGAACTTATACAATGGGGAGGCTGTTGTGGGCTGCAGGTTCGCCTTCAGCATCCCGGTAGACATCTCCCGAGTGGACCCGCCTGTACCCACAGGATCGCTCGGACCGACGACAGGATCCCCCGAGGGGTCCGCAGTGAACAACAAACAAGCGACACCATGA